The Chryseolinea soli nucleotide sequence CCTGTAGACCTTTCACAAAGTCCCAATAACGAACTCATCGTTCAGAAAGATGGCTTCCTCTGTGCTGCCTTTGGCACGAAATTGTCCATCACCTTCAACCGGAAGTTGGGCTCGGGTCTGGTAGGTGGCGAAGGCTTTATCTTGCAAAAACTTCAAGGCGACGGTAAAGTATTTGTTCACGCCGGCGGCACCGTGATCGAGCGAACACTCAACAATGAAACCCTGCGTGTAGACACTGGGTGTGTTGTGGCATTCGAATCGCAGATCGACTTCGACGTGCAAACTTCCGGCGGCCTTCGCTCGATGGTGTTTGGCGGCGAAGGCGTTTTCCTGGCCACGCTGCGGGGCACGGGTCGCGTGTGGCTGCAATCCATGCCCATCCGCAAGCTGGTGCAGGCGCTGGCGCCCTATGGCCGCAACCGGGGAAAAGAAGCCAGCTCGTTGCTGGGCGGATTATTTGAGGAATAGGCCTGCCCATGAACGCGGAGCAGGAGAAACTCATCGCTATTTTCAATTCGAAGATCACCCTCACCGGGGAAGAGGCAACCGCATTGCTGGACCGCTGGCATCACGCGTCCACGCTGAAGCGAAACGATTTCCTCATCAGCAAGGGCCAGGTGGAATCTAACCTGTTTTATGTGATCCGGGGCAGTATGCGTATTTACTACCCGCATCGCGACGACGAGATCTGTGTGGGCTTTGCGCACGAGGGAAATCTGATCTGTTCGTATCCTTCTTTTATCCGAAACCAACCCTCGGACTATTTTATCCAGGCCCTTGCTAAAACGGATGTGGTGGCCATCCGGCGACAGGATTTCTATGGGTTGTTCGATGCCTATCCACGCATAGAAAGGGCGTGGCGCTTGTTGGAGGAAGAAGCGTTGCTGGGCAAGATCGAAAGAGAAGTGGAGATGCTCACGTTCACACCCGAAGAGCGCTACCACCGGCTGCTGGAACGCAGCGGCCACATTTTTCAAACGATCCCCCGGAAATACATTGCGTCCTACCTGCGGATGACGCCGGAGACGTTGAGCCGCATACGGCCTTCGTGAGCGCAACGAACACACCGGGTTACACGTTCTTCTTGACGGCGATCAATTTTTACGACGTCTTGCCCCGGTAGTTTTGTCAAAAAAAATCACATGACAACAAACCAACTCCTCTCCACGCTACAATCCAACATCCACGCCCTCGTCGAAACGGTGGAAACCGAATTTATGCCGTTGCCCGATGCGGCCTTGAACACCAAAGAGGCTCCGGATCGCTGGAGCATATTGGAATGCCTGGAGCACCTGAATCGTTACAGCCGCTACTACAATACGGCCCTTGCCAAAGCCATTGCCCGAGCAAAGACGCAAAATCAGGCCCGCGATGAACAAGCACGATCCACCTGGCTGGGACAGAAGTTTATCGCGATGGTCCATCCCTCCAACGTGAAAAAGCAAAAGACCTTCAAATCCATGAATCCCGCACAAAGCGTATTGGACCGTTCGGTGGTGGACGAATGGATGCACCACCAGGAACAACGCCTGGAGCTTTTAAAAGAGGCCCGGTCGATCAACCTAAACCAAAGCCACGTGCCCATCGAATTCTTCAAATGGCTGCGGTTGAACGTGGGCGACACGTTTCAACTGCTCGTGGCACATGAGCAACGGCACCTGTTGCAGGCTTTGCGCGTGAAAGCGAGGGTAGAGCCCGTCTTTGCTCCGGCGTTGAAGGTTTGAGGATGTGAAGGCAGGTGTTAGCTTTGTGTCCGTTAAACAATCCCTATGCGACTAGGTCTTATCCGCGAAGGAAAAACTCCGCCCGACAAACGGGTTCCCTTCACTCCCCATCAGGTTGAAGAAATCGTACAACGGTTTGCCCACGTCACCGTGGTGGCGCAACAAAGTGAGTTTCGATGTTTTAAGGATAACGAATATGAAGCCCTGGGCATTGCCGCACAGCCTTCGGTGGCGGATTGCGATATCCTGATGGGTATTAAAGAAGTGCCCGTGGCACAGCTCCTCGAAGGCAAGACCTACCTTTTCTTTTCGCACACCATCAAAAAGCAACCCTATAACCGGAAGCTGCTGCAGGAAGTGCTGAAGAAAAAGATCAGGCTGATCGACTATGAAGCTTTGAAAGACAAACAAGGCAACCGCCTGGTGGCCTTCGGACGCTACGCCGGCATTGTCGGCGCGTTCAACGGGTTGTGGACCTATGGCAAGCGATATGGTGGCTACACCTTGCGCCGGGCCTTCGAATGTTTTGATGTGAACGACCTGAAGCTGGAGTTGCGCAAAGTAAAACTCCCCGCCGTGAAGATCATTTTAACCGGCGCGGGCCGCGTGGGCAAGGGTGCTATGGAGACACTGGACACCGCCGGCATCCGCAAAGTGTCGCCCCAGGATTTTTTAACACGCACGTTCGACGAGCCGGTCTATGTTCAACTGGCCAGCGCCGACTATCACACACGCAAAGACGGCGGACATTTTAACCGCGAAGAGTTTCATGAATACCCCGAACGTTACACCTCGCACTTCAAAGACTTCACAGCCGTGACCGACATCCTGATGGCCGGTGCCTTTTGGAATCCGAAGGCCCCTGTGCTGTTCACCCGCGAAGAAATGATGTCGCCCGATTTCAAGATCAAGATCATCGCCGACATCACGTGCGACATTGGAGGATCTGTCCCCAGCACCAAACAAGCGAGCTCCATCGCTGACCCCATCTACGATTTCGATCCGCGCACCGATGCCGTGAAGCCTCCGCTGAGCAACTCCGGGTTTGTTACCGTGATGGCTGTCGATAATTTACCCTGTGAATTGCCGCGCAGTGCCTCCGAAGAATTTGGGCGCGATCTGATCGACCGCATTCTCAAGCCGCTGTTGCTGGACGATCCCGAAGGCATTATCGAGCGTGGCACCATTGCCCGCGACGGAGCGCTGACGGAGACTTTTCAATACCTGAGCGATTACGTGAAGGGAAATTAGAAGGTGAAGCCGTGACGGCGGGGGAAAACTAATTTTAAGCCGCGTTTATTTTTTCCGGCAATGTCCAGGAACAGGTAAGACTCGCGCAGATTTCCCTGCATATCCCAATAATAATAGCGACCGATTTTTCCCTGGTTATACGACTGGCTGGTGACCGACCCGATCCAATACGATTCGCTGACGGGCAGGCTGGCGGGTGTGATCATGGAGGGAACGGTGGGTTTATAGACCACCCTGTCTCTGTCGCCGGTCAGGCCGGGAATAAACCATTTTCCGGAAATCTTGGTTTTTGTGCTGTTGTCCGTGGGCATGGGTACGCGCATGGGCCTCGGGGCATAGCTCGGTCTAAATTGGGCCATGGCCGTGGAGGTAATCAGCACGGTGAAGAAAAGCACGGTAGGTAAAGCGATGCGTAACTTCATTTGATGAGGAAGATACTATTTTTTCGGATCATTCCGTTACCTGACCACAGATATTCACGTTCAAAAAAAGAATTATGGAACACAAAACTCCCTCGCTCGGTGAAGAAATAGCCAACGCCATAACGCACGGTGTGGGTGCCTTGCTGGCCATTGCCGGACTGGTGTTGCTGGTGGTGTTTTCGTCGCTCTATGGAACGGCGTGGCACATTACAGGCTTCACGGTGTTTGGAACGATGTTGGTGATCCTGTATGTAATGTCCACCCTGTATCACAGTTTGCCGTCGCCCCGTGTGAAACGGCTGTTCCGGAAATTTGATCACATGGCCATCTTCCTGCTCATTGCCGGCACGTACACGCCCTTTTGTCTCACCGTGCTGAACGGCTGGTTGGGTTGGACGATCTTTGGATTGGTGTGGGCATGCGCCATCGGTGGCGTCGTGTTGAAAGCCTTTCACACAGGCAAAGCCGAATGGATCTCGACGTTGCTGTATGTGACGATGGGATGGGCGGTCGTATTCTTTATTAAACCGGTGTACGACCACATGACGACGCAAGGATTTCTTTTTTTGGTTTTGGGTGGAGCTTCCTACACCGCCGGTGTTTTCTTTTTCATAAAAGATAAAATGAAATATGCCCACAGCATCTGGCACCTGTTTGTGTTGGGTGGCAGCGTCTTTCATTTTTTCTCGGTGATGAGTTTGTTGTAACGCAAATGCCTATTTTATTCTATCCTCCAATTTATGTTAAACCCCGTATCGCGCGTTCGTTCTGAAACTAGAAAGCGATACCTTTGAACATGCTTCTATACAACGTAACGGTCGGCATCGATAAGGAAATTCAGGAAGAATGGCTCGCCTGGATGAGAGAAAACCACATTCCCCGGGTGATGGCGACGGGGATGTTTGTGGACTGGAAAATCTATAAAGTTCTGCACGACCAGGACGACGGCGGTGTTTCGTACAGCGTTCAATATTTTGCAAACACCATCAATCACGTGACCACCTATCTCGAAAAATATGCCCCCAAGCTCGTAGAAGAGCACCGCACACGTTTCCATAACCGGCATGTGGCGTTCATGACCTTGCTGGAAGAGGTATGAAAATCCCCCAATAGAAAAATAATATTTGGTTGCCTTCACAATAAAAAATATTTATTTTCGTCTCTCTCCATAAGAGAAGTATAAAATGAAAGTAAGGCTCACCACATTATCGCTTAGCATCCTGTTCTTATGGGGCAGTCTGGTAGCGTATGGCGAGAGCGTTGGCGACACCCACCCTGTGCAGGTAAAGGCCTCCAAGGAATGCGTGTCGAGCACGCTCATCTCGCTTGATGATGCAGACGAGGTGAAGCCCATGCATTTTCAGGATGCAGTTCCTTTCAACGCGCTACTTCTGGTGCCCACGTGCGGGCAGATCATAAACAACAACTTCCGTTCATCGCTGTATAAGCCCATCCGGGCCTATATCGTATTCAGGGCCTTGCGGAATTAGACCGCCAGGATGTCTCGCCCCATAACAGTTTTGTAAAAGCTGTGTTCCCGCAAGATCGTCTTGCACACTTTTTTTCTATTTATCAACCTTTTTAATTTCTCTAGGCCATGAAAGACACCAGAGTGATAAACCCTTCTGATATTCGTCTGTTTTATTTTGGATCGAAAGACGTGCTCTCCAACACAGAAGAAAAGGAAGCGCGGAGGAACAAGCTTCTGCGCGCCATGATCCTCAGCAACTGCGAACACATTCCCATTAGCCTATATATGCGACTGCCCAACGGCGACACCCTCGAAACAGAAAGCGACGTGATCGACTACGCCGACGACTTCGTGATCTTGAAAGGAGGCATCAGCATTCCGGTGTGGACGATATTCGACGTGGATGCCTAGCACCACAAACAAAGAGGCCGGAACGATCCGGCCTCTTTGCTTTTATAACGTTTGCAAGGGCTTACGCCTTTAGCAATTTTTCGATCTGCTCTTTTTCCAACGCGCAGTTGATCCACTCCTGGCCGAGTGTTGAGCCATATTTTTTGTAGAACACAATGGCGGGCTCGTTCCAATCGAGCACCTGCCACACCATGCCCGAGCAATTTTCCTGCAGGGTCACTTCCAGCGTCTTGTCAAATAAAAGTTTGCCGATGCCTTTTCCGCGTTCCGATTCGGTCACGATGATGTCTTCCAGGTAGAGGCGGCGGCCTTTCCAGGTGGAGTAGCGGTAGTAGTAGAGCGCCAGGCCCACGATGCCGTTCTCGTTTTCGGCTACATAGAATCCGTAGATGGGGTTGGGGCCAAAGCCGTCCTTCTCCATCATTTCGACGGTGTTGATCACTTCGTCGGGTGCGCGCTCGAAGGTGGCGAGCTCCTGGATCAGTTCAAGGACGCGGGGAAGATCTGATTTTATTCCTTTGCGGAGGGTGGTGTTGTTCATGTGATAAAAATAGAAAAGTATGGTTGATACAAACGGTCACGTGAAAGACTTTTCACAGCCTTTCCATGCCCCGTCGCGGTTATATTTATTTTTTCTCCACGACGGTGACCTTCATCGGAATTTTGCGGAGTGGTTTCTCGAGGTCGTATACTTTTTCGTGGGCGATCTTGTCGATGACATCAAAGCCTTCCACCACTTCGCCGAAGACGGTATATTTTTGATCGAGGGTCATATAGCCGCCCACGTTTTCGTAGACCTTTCTTTGTTCGGGAGTGTGCGTGATCCCCAACGTTTTTTCCTCTACCGTAATGTCTTCGGGATAGTAAGTAGTGCCGTGAATAATAAAGAACTCAGCGGCAGACGACTCCAGGTTGGGATTGTTCTCGTCCTGGCGGGCCATGGACAGGGCTCCTTTCTTATGATAATGCTCCGGTCTGAATTCAGCAGGCACGCGGTATTTTAGTTTCTTGTTCAGATCGCCGCCCTGGATCATGAAGCCGCTGGCAATGCGATAGAAATCGGCGTTTTCATATTGGCCGTCTTTGATGAGCTTGATGAAGTTGGCGCGATGAAGCGGGGTGTCTTCATACAATTTCAGCCGCATGGTGCCAAAAGAGGTTTCGATGATCACTTCGTTCTCGGGATTTTCCTGGCCGTATTTGGTGAGGACGTCGCGGACGTTTTCTGGGGTGATGAGGATGGTTTCTTTTTTGGTGCAGGAGGCGAGGAGGAGAATGAGCAGTGCGGCGGTGATTTTTTTCATGCGCAAGGGATTAATGGTCAAGAAAGGCTAAAATTAATTTTAATCCGGTTATTTTGGAGCACATTTTAAATTAAAAACGATGTGTAGAATAATTGCTTTACTGCTTTTAAGCGGGATGTCATGGGCCGCAACTGCGCAGAATTATTCACCTAAAACGGTTGGGAACAAATGGACTTTCAGAATGCAGGAACACTCTTTTGTGGACGAGGTTATCAAAGGAACGTTGAAACACAAAGGAAAGGAATATAGCAGAACGGTACGAAAGTATTCATGGGGTTCAACAGACACCATTTTCAGCAGGGTCGATCATAAGGGAACGAGCTATTATCTTGACGTAAAATCACGACAGGAAACTATGGATATTCCTGGTGAGTTAAAAGTCGGTCTGGCCTGGATCAGTTCCGACGGAGCTTGGAAGTATATGATCAAGAGCTTGTCAGAAACATTGTCCACGCCCGGTAATAAATTTGAGAATTGCCTTGTGATCAAAGCGGAACAGGTTACCGGTAGGGACAAAGAAAAACTTCAGACCTACTATATCTATTACGTAAAAGATATTGGATATGTCGGCAGCAAAGTTGAGCAAGGACTGATGGCATACTTGGAAAAATGGGAATTGAAATAGGTTGCCTCGGGCAAGAAGAATCACTCGCTACTCTTCAACGAATGGTGAACCAATAAACCCCACGCACCCCAAAAAACCGTGTCCTCGTTGCTTCGGCGCCCTGCGTTCCAAGCCCGTGATTATAAAAGAGCGAGGCTTCAATTGCCCGTCTGTCCTTCAATGCGTGACTGAAGCCTAGCGACAGATTGATCGCTCCGGAATAAATGCTCGTTTTTTTTACGGTTGCGTTAGAAATAATCGATGTTGGATTTGCGGTTTGGTTATCGAACCGGTAAGTATACTCCAGGTCTTCGTTCAGGTAGATGGTCGAAGAATACCCGATGCCCGCAAGCCAATGGTTGGACAACGAAAGCGGGTATCGGAATTTCAGATTTAGGGGGATCTCGAGCATGCGGTAGTCGATCTCAACGCGTTGCAGGTCGCCAAAATGGGTGTCTACTCCGGGTAAGGAAGCGTTCGCCAATAATTGTTCATCATGGATAGCATAGTAACGCGCGCTGTACTTCGCTCCCGTTTCCACGGCTAGAGACGGCGAAAAAATCAAGTCCGCCAGAATGCCGCCACTGAAATTTGCATGACCGTCGCCCAAAGAATATAGACCATTTGAAAATTCAAAAGAGGGGCCCAGTTTTAGTCCAACACCCCGGCTATAGTGCTTCTCCAGGTTGTAGACGGTTTTTGCAGAAAGTGATCTTTCAACGGTTGAGCGCAATTCCCTATGTTCACGAACAACGCGAAAACTCTTGTCTTCCATTTTATGCGGCACCACGCGTGTCGGGGCGGCGTCGTTCATCGTTTCATACTCCGGTGTCGAATCGCTACTGGCAGCAAAAGCTGCTCCTTCGTGTTGCAAAAGGTTATAGGCCATTAATTTTCGATTGGCCTCTTCGAGTATCGCGATTCGCCGGATCAGGGATGCAGCCAACAAAGATCCTGGCTGCCTGCTCTCGATGATCCGGACAGTATCAGGCTTCCGCATTTGCAATTGATGTACTTCTACACGCAATTTCTCGATCTCCCGGGTCTGCGCGGTCAGGGTTTTAACGGCTTCTTCCCGTTCGCGTCTTGTCAACCCTTGTTGTCCAAGAGTGATCATCGCGAAAATCAATAACCCCGTGCCGATCAGCAATTCGACGCGGTAGCGTGAATACCATGACGCCGTGGACATTGCCGCAATCTGGTGATGAAATCCGGTCAGCGCACCGGGGTCACCGGGATGCTCATATTCGCGCAATTTTTTTCTTAGGGCACTATCAAACTTACTGTCATCCATGCTGGCTGTACTTTAACTTTTCTTCCTGGTCCGTCATCAGCATTTTCTTAAGTTTATTTCTGGCAATCGCCAGATTCGATTTCGACGTGCCTACGGTGATGTTGAGCTTGGTTGGCGATCTCTTCATGTTGATATCCTTCGATAACAAAAAGATTGAACACCATACGATAGGAGGGCGGAAGCCTTTGGATCGAAGAAATGATCTCTTGAGCCGAAAGATTGTCCAGGGCGGTTTCGGATAGCGATTCATTTTGAACATGCGAAATATCCAGGCTGTAATAGTGTTTCTCGTTTCTCCTGAAATAATCGATGGCTGAGTTGATCATGATCTTCCTCAACCATCCGTTGAACGACAATCCTTTGGAATACAAATTGAGCTTAGAGAAAATTTTGATAAACCCATCATTCAAGATCTCGATGGCCTCTTCGCTTGTCCTGGCGTAGCGCAGGCAAATGCCCATGGCGTAGGCGTAAAATTCTCTGTAGAGCCGGTCTTGGCTCATGCGATCCCCACTTCGACAAGAATCCAACAGTTTATATAGTTCGGTCTCTTTGATCGGCGGAGTTTTAGGTGTGACCGTCAAATAGTAACACGCAATTTTTTGCCAGAGGGTTGGTTGCGTCTTGTTAAGAAATTGAAATAAACCGCGTGAACCAACCTATTCTCTTTTTCTCCCGTGATGTTAGTGTTTCTTTATCCACCATCAATTTACCTGCTTTATGAAAAATATGATCCTGTATTCATTTCTTTTGATTGCGCTAATGTGTTGCGACAAAGACGAAGATCCTGTACCAGAAAATCCTGCGGACACGCCATACGATGTTAAGATCGACCCCACCGATTTTGAAAGCACCGGCATCGTCGGGAACGAGTTCTTTCCACTCATTTCGGGAAAAACCTATGTGTATGAAGGCAAGAGCGACGAGGGTGGCGACACCCGCATCCTGGTAGCGTATACCAGCAATATCAAAATGATCCAGGGCGTTACTTGCGTGGAGGTGCATGACCAAGCCTATGAGAATGGTAGTTTGATCGAAGACACGTACGATTGGTATGCTCAGGATAAGCAAGGCAATGTGTGGTACTTTGGCGAAGCAACCCAAACTTTGGAGAACGGTCAGGTGACGGGTACAAAGGGATCGTGGGAAGCGGGCGTCAACGGGGCCTTGCCGGGGATTATTATGTTGGCAAATCCCCTTGTCAGCATGTGGTACAGACAGGAGTACTTTAAAGGTGAGGCCGAAGACGTTGCCCAGGTACTCGGTACTTCGGCGTCTGTCAGTGTGCCCTATGCCTTATTTGAAAACTGCTTGCAAACGGCTGAATGGAGCTTGTTGGAGACGGGAATAGTAGGTCAAAAATACTACGCCTCAGGTGTTGGGGTTGTGAAGTCGATCGGGGTGAAAGGCGAGTCGGGCTATGAGGATTTGAAGGAGATCCAATGATAGTTCCCGTGTCAGAAAAGGCAACGGAAAATGAGCGATAGAAGACCGATTGCCTAGAAGAAAGCTTCCCCTCGAATCGAACGAGGGTGTGCAGCGGCTGACCTTGTTGCTGCAGATTGATTTTTTACGAGCGACAACAGCATACATGAACAAGCTTGTCACTTTTGATTAGTGTGTGAGCAAGGAAGCAACATTCATCGCAGAGAATTTTATAAAGGGAAAACCTGGCGACGGAGTTTTCCTTATGAGTACCCAGGGCGGGACTTGAACCCGCACGACCTTTTAGGGTCACAGGATTTTAAGTCCTGCGTGTCTACCAATTTCACCACCCGGGCAGGTTTTGCTTGTGGGCATTTCTTCTGACAACGTGGGAGATCTTTTTACAAACCTCCTGAAAAAATAATCCCCTTTCCATCTGGAAAGGGGCTATTCTTTTGAGCGGGAAACGAGACTCGAACTCGCGACCCCGACCTTGGCAAGGTCGTGCTCTACCAACTGAGCTACTCCCGCAAAATCTTGGTTGTGTGTGGGTGTGATCGATTTGGGAGTGCAAATTTAATTCCGATTCCTAAATTTCCAAATTCACATTAAAAATCTTCGTTTTTTAATGAATTTAAGCAAAAAATAGGTGCTTCGGCTCACTGCCAAAGATCACGGTTTCAGGGCGATACACGAGATCTCCACATTCACATCCTTGGGCAGGCGGCTAACCTCCACCGTTTCGCGGGCGGGCGGGTTTTGGGTGAAATATTTTCCATAGACCTCGTTCACTTTGGGGAAATCGCCCATATTCTTTAAAAAGATCGACGTTTTCACCACGGCGCTAAAGTCCAGCCCGGCGGCTTTCAGGATCGCGGCGAGGTTGGCCATCACCTGGGTGGTCTCTTCTTCGATAGTGCCTTTCACGATCTCGCCCGCCTTCATGGGGATCTGTCCACTGATGAAAAGCATGTTGCCGGCCTGGATGGCCTGGCTGTAGGGACCGATGGGTTCGGGCGCTTCCGCGGAATAAACAACAGTTTTTGCCATGTTTGTGAAGTTTAAAAATTAATTTAGCAGTCGCCAAAAATAAACAATCGTTCAACGGATTTAGCTTCGCGCATGAATATTTTAGTTATCGGTGAGCCCGTCAACCTGCAGGAATGTCACCATAAATTTGGTGACAAGCACATTTACTCCCGGGTAGACGAGCACCGCGACGCAGAAAAATTTTTGAGGAACAGCGACCTGGTCTTTGACTTCATCATCGAAGAAGAAGTGCACCAGTTCGAGATCTACAATGAATACGCCGCCACAGCGTTTATCAATACATGTAAAGTAAGTCTGGGCGAGTTGGTGCACCTCACCGACCACGCGCTGCAGAGCACGATCTTTGGCTTCAATGGCCTGCCCACATTTCTTTCGCGCGAGGTCATGGAAGTGAGCTTGTGGAAACCTGAGGACGAGCCCCGTCTCCGGAAAATTTGTGGCGACCTCAAAACAGATTTCCTGCTGGTCGACGATCGCGTGGGATTGGTCACGCCACGCGTGGTGTGCATGATCATCAACGAAGCCTACTACACCGTGCAAGACGGCACCGCTACCCGCAAGGACATCGACCTGGCCATGAAGCTGGGCACAAACTATCCCTACGGACCCTTCGAGTGGTGCCAGCGCATTGGTGTGAAGCATGTTTACGAGCTCATCGAGGCGCTGTATGACGACACCAAAGACGAACGCTATAAGATCTGCCCGTTGCTGAAGAAAGAGTATTTGAAAAGCTAGCGCTTGCCCGGCGTATTAAGTTATTGTTAATGCAGGAGGGCCTGTGAATTTTAAAGGTATTTTTAGCGCACATTAAAGAAGTTGGAACCCGTCCCACACACCGAGTCGAACCTGAACGCGAATCACAACGCATGGAATAACGTCCGCATCGTGCTGGCTATTGCCGGGGCCTTCGTGTTGTTCTTGTTCGCCCTCGACCTGATGACGTCGTCGCTGCAACACATGGGGAAAAATGTGGCAGAGACCATCTTGCTGGCCACGTCAAATCCGTTTACGGGACTGTTCATCGGGTTGCTCATCACGGCCATGTTGCAAAGCAGCTCCACCACTACTTCATTGGTCGTAGCGTTGGTCGCATCGGGATCCATTACCCTGCAGAGTGCCATCCCCATCATCATGGGCGCCAACATCGGCACCACGATCACCAGCACCATCGTGTCGCTGAGTTTTATCAACAAGAAAAAAGAATTTCGCCGCGCCGTAGCCGCCGGCACGTATCACGACTTCTTTAATATCCTTACGGCCACGGTGCTCTTCCCGCTGGAATATTACTACGGATTTCTATCGTCGCTTTCGGCATGGATCACCAGTTTCTTTTTCAGTCCCGTGGCGGCACCCGTACAAAACAAGATCTCGCATTTTTGGGTGGGCTTCAGTCCCGTCATTGAATTTTTGATCCAGGAAATGCCGAGCCCATTTTTCCTGGCATTCATTGCGCTGGTCCTCTTGTTTTCGTCCATCCTGATCTTTCGCAGGCTGATCTCCAATTTGCTGAAGGCGAAGTCGCCGGAGCAGTTTGGCCGCTTCTTTCCAAAGAATCAGTTCAAGTCCTTTTTATGGGGATTGCTGACGACGGCGGCCATTCGTTCCAGCACGATCACCACGTCGGTGGTGGTGCCCATTGTGGCCAAGAAGATCGCCAATCTCAAACAGGCCGGGCCCTTTATCATGGGTGCCAACGTGGGCACTACCATCACCGCGTTTATCGCGGCCACGTTGAACGCCAACACTGCGCCGGCCATCAGCATCGCCATCGCGCACTTCCTTTTTAATTTTATCGGTGTGTTGTTGTTCTTCCCCGTGCCGGTGATGCGGCGGTTGCCGATGGCCCTGGCGGAGGGGTTGGGAAAGCTTGCGCTGAAATACCGGCTGGTCGGTTTCGTCTATATCCTGGTCACGTTCTTCTTCCTTCCCTTCACCCTCATTTATTTCAACCGCGACTCCATCAAGACCCTGGACCTGGGCTATGCCGAGACCACCGCTGCCGGCGAGACCGTGCCGTACCGCGTAGTGATCCGCATCAACGTGCGTACACAAACCGGGGAGTGGACAAAATATAACAACGACGAACCCGGCACCGAACCCGCCTTTATTTATCCGATGACGGTGAAGAACAACACCCTGCTGGTGGGCAAGCAAATGTTCCGTTTCAGCCGGCCGGGTTTCTGTTGGGACGGCGAAGATGAAAAGGGCAAGTTCAAAACCTGCATCGTGCAGGTGATGCCGAAAATGGAAATGGCCGGACAGTCGTTCGACTCGGTGTTTGTCGCGCAGGTCAACTATGCAAACGCGACCGACTCCATCGCGCACCGCTATTACATGAATGCCACCTACAATATCCTGTTGCAACACGAGATCCTGGCCCCCGGAAAAGCCCCGCTCGTGGCTGAAAAGCTCACCCGGTTTGGGATGGAGTGATCTTCTCTTTATATTGCATGATCACATTTACAGAACCGTGCTGAAAGATTCAATACTGAAATTTCTGAAACTGGATACCCTCGTCGAACACCTTACTGGCTTCGTGGAGACCCGCATCGAGTTGATGAAACTGGAGATCAAGGAGGAGGTGGCCAAG carries:
- a CDS encoding 3-hydroxyacyl-CoA dehydrogenase family protein, coding for MNILVIGEPVNLQECHHKFGDKHIYSRVDEHRDAEKFLRNSDLVFDFIIEEEVHQFEIYNEYAATAFINTCKVSLGELVHLTDHALQSTIFGFNGLPTFLSREVMEVSLWKPEDEPRLRKICGDLKTDFLLVDDRVGLVTPRVVCMIINEAYYTVQDGTATRKDIDLAMKLGTNYPYGPFEWCQRIGVKHVYELIEALYDDTKDERYKICPLLKKEYLKS
- a CDS encoding Na/Pi symporter; its protein translation is MEPVPHTESNLNANHNAWNNVRIVLAIAGAFVLFLFALDLMTSSLQHMGKNVAETILLATSNPFTGLFIGLLITAMLQSSSTTTSLVVALVASGSITLQSAIPIIMGANIGTTITSTIVSLSFINKKKEFRRAVAAGTYHDFFNILTATVLFPLEYYYGFLSSLSAWITSFFFSPVAAPVQNKISHFWVGFSPVIEFLIQEMPSPFFLAFIALVLLFSSILIFRRLISNLLKAKSPEQFGRFFPKNQFKSFLWGLLTTAAIRSSTITTSVVVPIVAKKIANLKQAGPFIMGANVGTTITAFIAATLNANTAPAISIAIAHFLFNFIGVLLFFPVPVMRRLPMALAEGLGKLALKYRLVGFVYILVTFFFLPFTLIYFNRDSIKTLDLGYAETTAAGETVPYRVVIRINVRTQTGEWTKYNNDEPGTEPAFIYPMTVKNNTLLVGKQMFRFSRPGFCWDGEDEKGKFKTCIVQVMPKMEMAGQSFDSVFVAQVNYANATDSIAHRYYMNATYNILLQHEILAPGKAPLVAEKLTRFGME